A DNA window from Actinomadura luzonensis contains the following coding sequences:
- the pgi gene encoding glucose-6-phosphate isomerase: MNGDITQSQEWAALGKHQEELSGRHLRELFAADPGRAGRMTVTAGDLYLDYAKHRATEETIGLLVSLAERAGLRERIEAMFGGEHINVSEDRAVLHVALRMPREEELTVDGQDVPADVHAVLDKMSAFAERVRSKEWKGATGRPIETVVNIGIGGSDLGPAMAYEALRDYADAGVTARFVSNIDPADIVGNLRDLDPETTLFVVSSKTFTTLETLTNARVARRWLVEALGDDAVSKHFVAVSTNAEKVAEFGIDTANMFGFWDWVGGRYSYDGAIGLSLMIAVGPERFREMLAGFRVMDEHFRTAPFERNMPVIMGLLGIWYNDFFGAETRAVLPYSQRLHRFPAYLQQLTMESNGKSVRADGTPVTVQTGEIFWGEPGTNGQHAFYQLLHQGTRLVPADFIGFAEPYDDREGMHDQLTANLLAQTSALAFGKTAEEIAAEGTAAGIVPHKVMPGNRPTSTILAPKLTPSTLGQLVALYEHIVFVEGTIWGVDSFDQWGVELGKKMALDLAPALTSDEPPATFPDPSTERLVRRYRELRGRRA, encoded by the coding sequence GTGAACGGCGACATCACCCAGAGCCAGGAGTGGGCGGCGCTGGGCAAGCACCAGGAGGAGCTGTCCGGCAGGCATCTGCGCGAGCTGTTCGCGGCGGACCCGGGCCGGGCCGGGCGCATGACGGTGACCGCCGGCGACCTCTACCTCGACTACGCCAAGCACCGCGCCACCGAGGAGACCATCGGCCTGCTGGTGTCCCTGGCCGAGCGGGCGGGCCTGCGTGAGCGCATCGAGGCCATGTTCGGCGGCGAGCACATCAACGTCAGCGAGGACCGCGCCGTGCTGCACGTCGCGCTGCGCATGCCGCGCGAGGAGGAGCTGACGGTCGACGGCCAGGACGTCCCGGCCGACGTGCACGCCGTGCTCGACAAGATGAGCGCCTTCGCCGAGCGGGTGCGCTCCAAGGAGTGGAAGGGCGCCACCGGCCGGCCCATCGAGACCGTCGTCAACATCGGCATCGGCGGCTCCGACCTCGGCCCCGCCATGGCCTACGAGGCGCTGCGCGACTACGCCGACGCCGGCGTGACGGCCCGCTTCGTCTCCAACATCGACCCCGCCGACATCGTCGGCAACCTGCGCGACCTCGACCCCGAGACCACGCTGTTCGTGGTCAGCTCCAAGACCTTCACCACCCTGGAGACGCTCACCAACGCCCGCGTCGCGCGTCGCTGGCTGGTCGAGGCGCTCGGCGACGACGCGGTCTCCAAGCACTTCGTCGCCGTCTCCACCAACGCCGAGAAGGTCGCCGAGTTCGGCATCGACACCGCCAACATGTTCGGCTTCTGGGACTGGGTGGGCGGCCGCTACTCCTACGACGGCGCCATCGGCCTGTCGCTGATGATCGCCGTCGGGCCGGAGCGCTTCCGCGAGATGCTGGCCGGCTTCCGCGTCATGGACGAGCACTTCCGCACCGCGCCGTTCGAGCGGAACATGCCGGTGATCATGGGCCTGCTCGGCATCTGGTACAACGACTTCTTCGGCGCCGAGACCCGCGCCGTGCTGCCCTACAGCCAGCGGCTGCACCGCTTCCCGGCCTACCTGCAGCAGCTCACCATGGAGTCCAACGGCAAGTCGGTGCGCGCCGACGGCACCCCCGTCACCGTCCAGACCGGCGAGATCTTCTGGGGCGAGCCGGGCACCAACGGCCAGCACGCCTTCTACCAGCTCCTCCACCAGGGCACCCGGCTCGTCCCCGCCGACTTCATCGGCTTCGCCGAGCCGTACGACGACCGCGAGGGCATGCACGACCAGCTCACCGCCAACCTGCTGGCGCAGACCTCGGCGCTGGCGTTCGGCAAGACGGCCGAGGAGATCGCGGCCGAGGGCACCGCGGCCGGCATCGTCCCCCACAAGGTCATGCCCGGCAACCGGCCCACCTCCACGATCCTCGCGCCGAAGCTGACGCCGTCCACGCTGGGGCAGCTCGTCGCCCTGTACGAGCACATCGTGTTCGTCGAGGGCACCATCTGGGGCGTCGACTCCTTCGACCAGTGGGGCGTCGAGCTGGGCAAGAAGATGGCCCTCGACCTGGCCCCCGCCCTCACCTCCGACGAGCCGCCCGCCACCTTCCCCGACCCGTCGACCGAGCGCCTGGTCCGCCGCTACCGCGAGCTGCGCGGCCGGCGCGCGTAG
- a CDS encoding spore germination protein GerW family protein: MDIMELVERSKDAATVQRVFGEPIHHGDVVVIPVARIAQGGGIGQGQGKNDKEEGGGSGLGFGHGATPAGVFVIKDGEVRWQPAVDVNRIVLGGQVVAVVLLLMLRAIFKGWGRRKR, encoded by the coding sequence ATGGACATCATGGAACTCGTCGAACGCTCGAAGGACGCCGCCACCGTGCAGCGCGTCTTCGGCGAGCCGATCCACCACGGCGACGTCGTCGTCATCCCCGTCGCCCGCATCGCGCAGGGCGGCGGGATCGGCCAGGGGCAGGGCAAGAACGACAAGGAGGAGGGCGGCGGCAGCGGCCTCGGCTTCGGCCACGGCGCGACGCCCGCCGGCGTGTTCGTGATCAAGGACGGCGAGGTGAGGTGGCAGCCCGCCGTGGACGTCAACCGCATCGTCCTCGGCGGTCAGGTCGTCGCCGTCGTGCTGCTGCTGATGCTGCGCGCGATCTTCAAGGGCTGGGGGCGCCGCAAGCGCTGA
- a CDS encoding LysE family translocator: protein MTTMTQIAAFGGVVLLGAMSPGPDFAVVVRRSAVSGRGYGMAAALGISVGVFAWVVAAATGVAALLAASALAFTVVKVVGAAYLLYLGAKALRAALRRGGELRLDLPDPARRSAWAAFSEGLLTNALNPKAALFFVALVPQFVSAGASLSGTLALSLVALAGTVAWFLVVATVVGTLRKLFARPAVRRTLDGLTGLALITLGVKLATTTRP, encoded by the coding sequence ATGACCACAATGACACAGATCGCGGCGTTCGGCGGAGTCGTCCTGCTCGGGGCCATGTCGCCGGGCCCGGACTTCGCGGTGGTCGTGCGCCGCTCGGCCGTCTCCGGCCGCGGCTACGGCATGGCGGCCGCGCTCGGGATCTCGGTGGGCGTGTTCGCCTGGGTGGTGGCCGCGGCCACCGGCGTGGCGGCGCTGCTGGCCGCCTCGGCGCTGGCGTTCACGGTGGTCAAGGTGGTGGGCGCGGCCTACCTGCTCTACCTCGGGGCCAAGGCGCTGCGCGCGGCCCTGCGCCGGGGCGGTGAGCTGCGGCTCGACCTGCCCGACCCGGCGCGGCGCAGCGCGTGGGCGGCGTTCTCCGAGGGCCTGCTCACCAACGCGCTCAACCCGAAGGCGGCGCTGTTCTTCGTGGCGCTGGTGCCGCAGTTCGTCAGCGCGGGCGCGTCGCTGTCCGGCACGCTCGCGCTGTCGCTGGTGGCGCTGGCGGGGACGGTCGCCTGGTTCCTGGTGGTCGCCACCGTCGTCGGCACCCTGCGCAAGCTCTTCGCCCGCCCGGCCGTCCGCCGCACCCTGGACGGCCTGACCGGGCTGGCCCTGATCACCCTCGGCGTCAAACTCGCCACCACCACCCGCCCCTGA
- a CDS encoding VIT1/CCC1 transporter family protein: MTIELAQPYSPERHHSHRDVTGGWLRPAVFGAMDGLVSNFALIAGVVGAAGTGGKAAVLAGFAGLAAGAFSMAAGEYTSVKSQTELMRAEIAVERRELARNPEGERAELAALYESRGLDPDLARQVADGLSADPEQALRVHVREELGVDPDDLPSPYLAAGSSFLAFAAGALVPLAPFLFGASGLTLAVVLSVLGLFGFGAAVATMTARPWWVGGLRQLALGVGAATVTFGLGHLLGVAVS, translated from the coding sequence ATGACCATCGAGCTCGCCCAGCCGTACTCCCCCGAGCGGCACCACAGCCACCGCGACGTGACCGGCGGCTGGTTGCGTCCGGCGGTGTTCGGGGCGATGGACGGGCTGGTGTCGAACTTCGCGCTGATCGCCGGCGTCGTGGGCGCGGCGGGCACCGGCGGGAAGGCCGCGGTGCTGGCCGGGTTCGCCGGGCTGGCGGCCGGGGCGTTCTCCATGGCGGCCGGCGAGTACACCTCGGTGAAGTCGCAGACCGAGCTGATGCGCGCCGAGATCGCCGTGGAGCGGCGCGAGCTGGCCCGCAACCCTGAGGGCGAGCGGGCGGAGCTGGCCGCGCTCTACGAGTCGCGCGGCCTGGACCCGGACCTGGCGCGCCAGGTGGCCGACGGCCTGTCGGCCGACCCGGAGCAGGCGTTGCGCGTGCACGTACGCGAGGAGCTGGGGGTCGATCCCGACGACCTGCCCTCGCCGTACCTGGCGGCGGGTTCGTCGTTCCTCGCCTTCGCCGCCGGGGCGCTGGTGCCGCTGGCGCCGTTCCTGTTCGGGGCCTCCGGGCTGACGCTCGCCGTGGTGCTGAGCGTGCTCGGGCTGTTCGGGTTCGGGGCGGCGGTGGCGACCATGACGGCGCGGCCCTGGTGGGTCGGCGGGCTGCGGCAGCTCGCGCTCGGCGTCGGCGCGGCCACCGTGACCTTCGGCCTCGGCCACCTGCTCGGCGTCGCGGTCTCCTAG
- the pulA gene encoding pullulanase-type alpha-1,6-glucosidase: MKDLLVVHYRRADHDGWGLHVWGDVARPTGWRTPLIPVGEDSYGRFAWIPLTPGARAVGVLPHRGDVKDGGDRVVDPSRTPEIWLTEGREDVFASRAAAEGHAVIRYRRADGAYDGWGLHVWGEAVADGAVTRWTRPRPPDGADSFGVYWRVPLRDPERELGFVVHAGAAKDPGPDQRIVPARQPEAYVNSGSPIAHPTRAAADGVIVLHYRRPDGDHDGWELHPGGGAAEPGRPLPPAGRDAFGAVFRVPLAAGAPSLTYDLRDGDGRGGDRRDGLGRDDDGRDGGGRGDGRDPVGEVTLETVLSGHEVWRVAGAAGHVLPRPPRPDADLRHCRAHWIDRDTVLWQVPRSLRHVLAFDPDAAITFDGHDLDGDPARAGRVRGEDGGEDGGGDGGGGGGGGGAGGGGAALGLPGELTGRQRRKWPHLAGYTVLKVDPRDARQARAALRGQVVAVARDADGGLVAATGVQLPGVLDDLYAAAATATLGPTGRLLPRLALWAPTARTVELVLHGDERDAGRAGEDGGGRRAVHRMRRDGRTGVWSAHGSPGWAGRDYTFLVTAYSPAAGAMVTSEVTDPYSLATAPDGVRSRLTRLEAAATKPPGWDDLVKPAPVPPHQAAIYELHVRDFSASDSTVPAELRGTYAAFGLDSAGMRELRELARDGVTHVHLLPVFDLATVPERRADRAEPTADLAALPPDSELQQEHVLRTAARDSFNWGYDPLHYTVPEGSYATDPDDRIRQFRAMVAALNQAGLRVVMDVVYNHAHSESVLDPIVPGYYHRLLEDGSVATSTCCANTAPEHLMMGRLVVDSVVTWARHYKIDGFRFDLMGHHPKDNILAVRRALDALTPEADGVDGRSIILYGEGWNFGEVADDARFEQATQANLAGTGVATFADGLRDAVRGGGPFDADPRVQGFGSGLAGSPNGSPANGGPEQQRARLAHYADLIRVGLTGNLRDYLLPSGRTAADLRHNGSPAGYTAAPGEAVLYVDAHDNETLFDALAYKLPPRTPMADRVRMHVLSLALALLSQGAAFVHAGSERLRSKSFDRNSYDSGDWFNRLLWDCSAGNGFGGGLPPRADNEARWAYARPLLADPALRPGCPAIEAARARFGELLRIRASTPAFALGSAEEVRRRLTFPASPEGVIAMHVDTAGLDERWRSVTVVFNATPAERRQPVPALVGREVALHPVQAGSADPVVRASAAERGSGTLVVPGRTVAVFVGG; this comes from the coding sequence ATGAAGGACCTGCTGGTGGTGCATTACCGGCGCGCGGACCACGACGGCTGGGGGCTGCACGTGTGGGGCGACGTGGCCCGCCCGACCGGGTGGCGGACGCCGCTGATCCCCGTGGGCGAGGACTCCTACGGGCGCTTCGCGTGGATCCCGCTGACGCCCGGCGCCCGCGCGGTCGGCGTCCTGCCGCATCGCGGCGACGTCAAGGACGGCGGCGACCGCGTCGTGGACCCGTCACGGACCCCGGAGATCTGGCTCACCGAGGGCCGCGAGGACGTGTTCGCCTCGCGGGCCGCCGCCGAGGGGCACGCGGTCATCCGCTACCGGCGGGCGGACGGGGCGTACGACGGGTGGGGCCTGCACGTCTGGGGCGAGGCGGTCGCCGACGGGGCCGTCACCCGCTGGACGCGCCCGCGCCCGCCGGACGGGGCCGACTCCTTCGGCGTGTACTGGCGGGTGCCGCTGCGCGACCCGGAGCGCGAGCTGGGGTTCGTCGTGCACGCCGGCGCGGCCAAGGACCCCGGGCCGGACCAGCGGATCGTCCCGGCGCGGCAGCCGGAGGCGTACGTGAACTCCGGCTCGCCGATCGCCCACCCGACCAGGGCCGCCGCCGACGGCGTGATCGTGCTGCACTACCGGCGGCCGGACGGCGACCACGACGGCTGGGAGCTGCACCCGGGCGGCGGCGCGGCCGAGCCCGGCCGCCCGCTGCCGCCCGCCGGACGGGACGCCTTCGGGGCCGTGTTCCGGGTGCCGCTGGCCGCCGGCGCGCCGAGCCTCACCTACGACCTGCGCGACGGCGACGGGCGGGGCGGCGACAGGCGCGACGGCCTGGGGCGCGACGACGACGGGCGGGACGGTGGCGGGCGAGGCGACGGGCGGGATCCGGTGGGTGAGGTGACGCTGGAGACGGTCCTGTCCGGGCACGAGGTGTGGCGGGTGGCCGGCGCGGCGGGGCACGTCCTGCCCCGGCCGCCGCGGCCGGACGCCGACCTGCGGCACTGCCGGGCGCACTGGATCGACCGGGACACCGTCCTGTGGCAGGTGCCGCGCTCGCTGCGGCACGTCCTGGCCTTCGACCCGGACGCCGCCATCACCTTCGACGGCCACGACCTCGACGGCGACCCCGCCCGCGCCGGGCGCGTCCGCGGCGAGGACGGCGGCGAGGACGGCGGCGGGGACGGCGGGGGCGGCGGCGGGGGCGGCGGCGCGGGCGGCGGCGGGGCGGCTCTCGGCCTCCCCGGCGAGCTGACCGGGAGGCAGCGGCGCAAGTGGCCGCACCTGGCCGGGTACACCGTGCTCAAGGTGGACCCGCGCGACGCCCGGCAGGCCCGCGCGGCCCTGCGCGGCCAGGTGGTGGCGGTGGCGCGGGACGCCGACGGCGGGCTGGTCGCGGCGACGGGCGTGCAGCTGCCGGGTGTCCTGGACGACCTGTACGCGGCGGCGGCCACCGCCACCCTCGGCCCCACCGGCCGCCTCCTCCCGCGCCTCGCCCTGTGGGCCCCGACCGCCCGCACCGTCGAGCTCGTCCTCCACGGAGACGAACGCGACGCCGGACGGGCCGGTGAGGACGGTGGCGGGAGGCGGGCCGTGCACCGGATGCGGCGCGACGGCCGGACCGGCGTCTGGTCCGCCCACGGCTCCCCCGGCTGGGCGGGCCGCGACTACACCTTCCTCGTCACCGCCTACTCCCCCGCCGCCGGCGCAATGGTCACCAGCGAGGTCACCGACCCCTACAGCCTGGCCACCGCCCCCGACGGCGTCCGCAGCCGCCTGACCCGCCTGGAGGCCGCCGCCACCAAGCCGCCCGGCTGGGACGACCTGGTCAAGCCCGCCCCCGTCCCCCCGCACCAGGCCGCGATCTACGAGCTGCACGTGCGCGACTTCTCCGCCTCCGACAGCACGGTGCCGGCGGAGCTGCGCGGCACGTACGCGGCCTTCGGCCTCGACTCGGCCGGCATGCGGGAGCTGCGCGAGCTGGCCCGCGACGGCGTCACGCACGTGCACCTGCTGCCCGTCTTCGACCTGGCGACCGTCCCGGAGCGGCGCGCCGACCGCGCCGAGCCCACCGCCGACCTCGCCGCCCTGCCGCCCGACTCCGAGCTGCAGCAGGAGCACGTCCTCCGCACCGCCGCCAGGGACTCCTTCAACTGGGGCTACGACCCGCTGCACTACACGGTGCCGGAGGGTTCGTACGCGACCGACCCCGACGACCGGATCCGGCAGTTCCGCGCCATGGTCGCCGCGCTCAACCAGGCCGGTCTCCGCGTCGTCATGGACGTCGTCTACAACCACGCCCACTCCGAGTCGGTGCTCGACCCGATCGTCCCCGGCTACTACCACCGCCTGCTGGAGGACGGCTCGGTCGCCACCTCCACCTGCTGCGCCAACACCGCGCCCGAACACCTCATGATGGGCCGCCTGGTCGTCGACTCCGTCGTCACCTGGGCCCGGCACTACAAGATCGACGGGTTCCGGTTCGACCTGATGGGCCACCACCCGAAGGACAACATCCTCGCCGTACGCCGCGCGCTCGACGCGCTCACGCCCGAGGCCGACGGCGTGGACGGCCGCTCGATCATCCTGTACGGCGAGGGCTGGAACTTCGGCGAGGTCGCCGACGACGCCCGCTTCGAGCAGGCCACCCAGGCCAACCTGGCCGGGACGGGCGTCGCCACGTTCGCCGACGGGCTGCGCGACGCGGTGCGCGGCGGCGGGCCGTTCGACGCGGACCCGCGGGTGCAGGGCTTCGGCTCGGGCCTCGCCGGATCGCCCAACGGCAGCCCCGCCAACGGCGGCCCGGAGCAGCAGCGGGCCCGGCTGGCCCACTACGCCGACCTCATCAGGGTGGGCCTGACGGGCAATCTGCGCGACTACCTGCTGCCCTCCGGCCGCACCGCCGCCGACCTGCGCCACAACGGCTCGCCCGCCGGCTACACCGCCGCGCCCGGCGAGGCCGTCCTGTACGTGGACGCGCACGACAACGAGACGTTGTTCGACGCGCTGGCCTACAAGCTGCCGCCACGCACCCCGATGGCCGACCGGGTGCGCATGCACGTGCTGTCGCTGGCCCTGGCCCTGCTGTCGCAGGGGGCGGCGTTCGTGCACGCGGGCAGCGAACGGCTGCGCTCGAAGTCCTTCGACCGCAACTCCTACGACTCCGGCGACTGGTTCAACCGGCTGCTGTGGGACTGCTCGGCGGGCAACGGCTTCGGCGGCGGTCTGCCGCCCAGGGCCGACAACGAGGCGCGCTGGGCCTACGCCCGGCCGCTGCTGGCCGACCCGGCGCTGCGTCCCGGCTGCCCGGCGATCGAGGCGGCGCGGGCGCGTTTCGGGGAGCTGCTGCGGATCCGCGCCTCGACGCCGGCGTTCGCGCTCGGGTCGGCGGAGGAGGTGCGGCGGCGGCTGACGTTCCCCGCCTCGCCCGAGGGCGTGATCGCCATGCACGTGGACACCGCCGGCCTGGACGAGCGCTGGCGCTCGGTCACCGTGGTCTTCAACGCCACGCCGGCCGAGCGGAGGCAGCCGGTGCCCGCGCTCGTGGGGCGGGAGGTCGCGTTGCACCCGGTGCAGGCCGGCTCGGCGGACCCGGTGGTCCGGGCGTCGGCCGCCGAGCGCGGCAGCGGCACGCTCGTCGTGCCCGGGCGGACGGTCGCGGTGTTCGTCGGGGGGTGA
- a CDS encoding extracellular solute-binding protein yields MRRLLPAATVLAGLTLAVAACGGGGGAPASPAPSAADPTKITGEVTWWDTTRPDSEGPAFQALIKEFETAYPGIKVKYVNVPSDQAQNQFQTAAQAGSGAPDVIRSEVAWTSQFASLGYLQPLDGTRAVDKPDDFLPGPLSSTKYNGKTYAVPQVTDTLALIYNKRLLKEAGHEEPPKTVAELKQTALDVKAKTGAAGLALNVDSYFLLPFMYGEGGDLLDVQNKKIVVDSPANVKAMQTVADLISSGAAPKPATTDSYANAMTALKDGKAAMIYNGPWALSEIYQGKEFKDKQNLGIAPVPAGSVKAAAPTGGWNLAIYAGSRNIPAAYEFVRFMTTQKAQADIAKKISLLPTRASAYSDPAVQGNRDVAVFQPIMDTAVPRPWIPEGGQLFQPLLEGYQDLVGGKSPPADMLKKVSDQYHGIMKDWS; encoded by the coding sequence ATGCGACGACTCTTACCTGCCGCGACCGTCCTTGCGGGCCTGACACTGGCGGTCGCCGCCTGCGGCGGAGGCGGGGGCGCGCCGGCCTCGCCCGCCCCATCGGCCGCCGACCCCACGAAGATCACCGGCGAGGTGACCTGGTGGGACACGACCCGGCCCGACAGTGAGGGCCCGGCCTTCCAGGCCCTGATCAAGGAGTTCGAGACCGCCTACCCCGGCATCAAGGTCAAATATGTGAACGTGCCGTCGGACCAGGCCCAGAACCAGTTCCAGACCGCCGCCCAGGCGGGCAGCGGCGCACCGGACGTGATCCGCTCGGAGGTCGCCTGGACCTCCCAGTTCGCCTCCCTCGGCTACCTGCAGCCGCTGGACGGCACCCGCGCGGTGGACAAACCCGACGACTTCCTGCCCGGCCCGCTGAGCAGCACCAAGTACAACGGCAAGACCTACGCCGTCCCCCAGGTGACCGACACCCTCGCGCTGATCTACAACAAGCGGCTGCTGAAGGAGGCCGGCCACGAGGAGCCGCCGAAGACCGTCGCCGAGCTGAAGCAGACCGCGCTCGACGTCAAGGCCAAGACCGGCGCCGCGGGGCTGGCGCTCAACGTCGACTCCTACTTCCTGCTGCCCTTCATGTACGGCGAGGGCGGCGACCTGCTCGACGTCCAGAACAAGAAGATCGTCGTCGACTCCCCGGCCAACGTGAAGGCCATGCAGACCGTCGCCGACCTGATCAGCTCCGGCGCCGCGCCGAAGCCCGCGACCACCGACAGCTACGCCAACGCCATGACCGCGCTCAAGGACGGCAAGGCCGCGATGATCTACAACGGCCCGTGGGCGCTGTCGGAGATCTACCAGGGCAAGGAGTTCAAGGACAAGCAGAACCTCGGCATCGCTCCCGTCCCGGCCGGCTCGGTCAAGGCCGCGGCCCCCACCGGCGGCTGGAACCTCGCCATCTACGCGGGCTCCAGGAACATCCCGGCCGCCTACGAGTTCGTCCGCTTCATGACCACCCAGAAGGCCCAGGCCGACATCGCCAAGAAGATCAGCCTGCTGCCCACCCGCGCCTCGGCCTACTCCGACCCGGCGGTGCAGGGCAACCGGGACGTGGCGGTGTTCCAGCCGATCATGGACACGGCGGTGCCGCGGCCGTGGATCCCGGAGGGCGGCCAGCTCTTCCAGCCGCTGCTGGAGGGCTACCAGGACCTCGTCGGCGGCAAGTCCCCGCCCGCGGACATGCTGAAGAAGGTCAGCGACCAGTACCACGGCATCATGAAGGACTGGAGCTGA
- a CDS encoding carbohydrate ABC transporter permease, translating to MTVSTGNATAARQEPRGRRRERPGRLRRSFGAHWYAWAMVAPVLAVMLVLIGWPLARGVYLSLTDATEANIGRTIGVNVIPSTYEFVGLDNYLQILTSAVFWDKLLWTVIWTVVCVAAHYGIGLALAVMLNRRMRLRSLYRVLLILPWAVPAFVAAFIWRYLYNSDYGVINGMLKLAGLAPVGWLDDPTTAKAAVIAVNVWIGVPFMMVALLGGLQSIPSELYEAAEVDGAGPWQRFRAITLPGLRRVSSTVILLGTIWTFNMFPIIFLVTRGGPGSETEILVTYAFREAFTGVRNYSGSAAWGVIILLMLVVLAVGYRRTLRAQGDPW from the coding sequence GTGACGGTCTCGACCGGGAACGCGACGGCCGCGCGGCAGGAGCCCCGCGGCCGCCGCCGTGAGAGGCCGGGCCGGCTGCGGCGCTCCTTCGGCGCCCACTGGTACGCCTGGGCGATGGTCGCGCCGGTGCTGGCCGTGATGCTGGTGCTGATCGGCTGGCCGCTGGCGCGCGGGGTGTACCTGTCGCTGACCGACGCCACCGAGGCCAACATCGGCCGCACCATCGGTGTGAACGTCATCCCGTCCACCTACGAGTTCGTCGGCCTGGACAACTACCTGCAGATCCTCACCAGCGCCGTGTTCTGGGACAAGCTGCTGTGGACGGTGATCTGGACCGTCGTCTGCGTGGCCGCGCACTACGGCATCGGCCTGGCCCTCGCCGTCATGCTCAACAGGAGGATGCGCTTGCGCTCGCTCTACCGGGTGCTGCTGATCCTGCCCTGGGCGGTGCCCGCGTTCGTGGCGGCCTTCATCTGGCGCTACCTCTACAACAGCGACTACGGGGTGATCAACGGCATGCTCAAGCTGGCCGGCCTGGCCCCGGTCGGCTGGCTGGACGACCCGACCACGGCCAAGGCCGCGGTGATCGCGGTGAACGTGTGGATCGGCGTGCCGTTCATGATGGTGGCCCTGCTCGGCGGCCTGCAGTCGATCCCGTCGGAGCTGTACGAGGCCGCCGAGGTGGACGGGGCCGGCCCCTGGCAGCGCTTCCGCGCGATCACCCTGCCCGGCCTGCGCCGGGTGTCGTCCACCGTGATCCTGCTCGGCACGATCTGGACCTTCAACATGTTCCCCATCATCTTCCTCGTCACCCGGGGCGGCCCCGGCAGCGAGACCGAGATCCTGGTCACCTACGCCTTCCGCGAGGCGTTCACCGGCGTCCGCAACTACTCCGGCTCGGCCGCCTGGGGAGTGATCATCCTGCTGATGCTGGTCGTGCTCGCCGTCGGCTACCGCAGGACGCTGCGCGCGCAGGGAGACCCCTGGTGA
- a CDS encoding sugar ABC transporter permease — protein sequence MSGRRPRGERGPLASVGLHAGLLLAVAISLFPVVWLVLTSLKPRDGWLSSELRLFDDSSLDNYARVLTATEFPRWLLNSVLTAGLTMVAGVFLAATTGYAVSRFRFPGHRGVMWLLLVTQMFPVAILIVPLYNLMAGLGLLNQIPGLVIAYMTIAVPFCAWMMKSYFDTVPIEIDQAGLVDGLTPFGVFRRVVLPLARPGIAVTAFYCFMTAWGEVGYATVFMSQEDKRTLGVGLQQFVGQHWSDWGLMTASAVLIAIPAGAVFLLVQRHLVTGLTAGATKA from the coding sequence GTGAGCGGGCGCCGGCCGCGCGGCGAGCGCGGCCCGCTCGCCTCGGTCGGCCTGCACGCCGGTCTGCTGCTCGCCGTGGCGATCAGCCTGTTCCCGGTGGTGTGGCTGGTGCTCACCTCGCTCAAGCCGCGCGACGGCTGGCTGTCGAGCGAGCTGCGTCTGTTCGACGACTCCTCGCTGGACAACTACGCCCGGGTGCTGACCGCCACCGAGTTCCCCCGCTGGCTGCTCAACAGCGTGCTGACCGCCGGGCTCACCATGGTCGCCGGGGTGTTCCTGGCCGCCACCACCGGGTACGCGGTCAGCCGCTTCCGCTTCCCCGGCCACCGCGGCGTGATGTGGCTGCTGCTGGTCACGCAGATGTTCCCGGTGGCGATCCTCATCGTCCCGCTCTACAACCTCATGGCGGGGCTCGGGCTGCTCAACCAGATCCCGGGGCTGGTGATCGCGTACATGACGATCGCGGTGCCGTTCTGCGCCTGGATGATGAAGAGCTACTTCGACACCGTGCCGATCGAGATCGACCAGGCGGGGCTGGTGGACGGGCTGACGCCGTTCGGGGTGTTCCGGCGGGTGGTGCTGCCGCTCGCCCGGCCCGGCATCGCGGTGACCGCGTTCTACTGCTTCATGACCGCGTGGGGCGAGGTCGGCTACGCCACGGTGTTCATGTCGCAGGAGGACAAGCGCACGCTCGGCGTCGGCCTGCAGCAGTTCGTCGGCCAGCACTGGTCGGACTGGGGGCTGATGACCGCCTCGGCGGTGCTCATCGCCATCCCGGCCGGGGCCGTGTTCCTGCTCGTGCAGCGGCATCTCGTCACCGGGCTGACCGCGGGGGCCACCAAGGCATAG